The Chitiniphilus purpureus sequence CTGGGTCCCCGAATTGCCGCCGATGCCCGAGACGATGGGCATCAAGGTGGCCAGCGCCACCAGCTGTGCGATGGTGGTTTCGAACGCGCCGATCACCCGGCTGGCGACAAAGGCGGTGCAGATGTTCAGCGCCAGCCAGGGTCCCCGGTTGCGGGCCGATTTCCAGATGCTGGAGAACAGGTCCTCTTCCTTCAGGCCGGCCAGCGACAGCACATCGGAGTCGTCACGGATCACGTCCACCATGTCGTCCACCGTCAAGCGCCCGATCACCCGCTGGTTGCTGTCGAGCACCGGGGCCGAGACCAGATCGTAGCGTTCGAAGGCGCGCGCGGCATCGTCGGCGCGGCCGTCGGGCGCGAAGGTGACCGCATCGCGCGCCATCACCTCGGCCACGCGCCTGTCCGGTGCATTGAGCAGCAGCCTCGTGAGCGGCAGCACGCCTTTGAAGCCGCGGTCGCGGTCGATCACGAACAGCTTGTCGGTGTTGGCCGGCAGGTCGTCGAAGCGCCGCAGATAGCGCAGCACCGTCTGCAAGGTGATGTCCTCGCGGATGGTGACCATGTCGAAATCCATGATCGCCCCCACCTCGTGCTCGGCGTACGACAGTGCGCTCTGCAGTTGGGCGCGTTCGTCCTCGCCCAGCCCGCGCATCACCTCGGACAGCACGTGTTCGGGCAGGTCCGGGGCCAGATCGGCCAGTTCGTCCGTCTCAAGCCGGCCGGCGGCGGCGATGATCTCGCGGCTGTCCATGGCCGAAAGCAGCGATTCGCGCACCGCGTCCGAGACTTCGAGCAGGATCTCGCCGTCGCGCTCGTTGCGGACCAGCTCCCAGATCGTGAGCCGGTCCGGTTGCGGCAAGGCTTCGAGCAGGTCGGCGATGTCGGCCGGATGCAACCGGTCAAGCTTGAGCGACAGCTCGGCCAGATGCTGCCGGTGCACCAGTTTCTCGACCAGCTCGTGCCGGGGCATGTCCTGCCGGTGCACCATGCCCTCGACCAGCTTGTGCCGCTGCAGCAGGCGCTGCACCTGCTGCAGCGTCTGTCCGAAGTGTTCCTGGGTCTTGCGGGTGGCGGTATTCATGGCGGCGGCCCCTCCCCGGTGGCGGCGCGCAGCAGGGCGCGGCCGCAAGGTGGCGCGAGCGTAGCACGGCCGGTCGGCATCACACAGGCGGCCATTCGTTACATCGCGATGGATCACGCTTCCCTTATAATCGCGCGGCCCCGCAATCCGACGCTCCGAGGTGACCCATGCTCGCTGCTTTTGTCCTCGCCGAAGGCCGGTTGCGCCAGATCCCGGTCAGCACCGCCGCCGACCTGGCGCAGCCGCAGGTGGTCTGGGTGGACCTGGTCGATCCCACCGACGACGAGCGTGAGCTGGTGCAGGGCGTGTTCCGGGTGGAGCTGCCCGAGGACGAGGATCTGGAGGACATCGAGGAATCGGCGCGCTGCTACGTGGACCAGGCGGGGCTGCACATCAACTCGTACTTCCTGCACCAGGACAACGAAGGCGCCAACAACGTCACCGTGGCGTTCCACCTCAATCGCGGGCGGCTCCTGACCATGCGCCAGGAGGAGCTGGCGGTGTTCCGGCTGTTCCGGCTGCGTGCCCGCGTGCAAAGCGGTTTCGTCGATACTGCCGAGGACATCCTCCTGTCGATCTACGCCATCTCGGTCGAATACGACGCCGACGTGCTCGAAGGCATCTACACGGCGCTGGACGAGGTGAGCCAGAGCGTGCTCAAGCGCTCGGACGAGATCGACGACGAGAAGATGGGCGAGACGGTGGCCCATATCGCCCAGCAGGAGGACGTGAACGGCAAGGTGCGGCTCGACCTGATGGATACGCGGCGCGCGCTGTCCTTCCTATTGCGTTCGCGCGTGCTGGATCGCGAGCAGGAAAACGACCTGCGCGAGATCCTGCGCGACCTGGAATCGCTGAACAACCACACCGGCTTCCTGTTCGAGAAGATCAACTTCCTGATGGACGCGGTGATGGGCCTGATCAACCTGGCGCAGAACAAGATCATCAAGATCTTCTCGATCGCCAGCGTGGTGTTCCTGCCGCCGACGATGATCGCCAGCGTGTACGGCATGAACTTCGACCTGATGCCCGAACTGCAGTGGCAGGGCGGCTATCCGTTCGCGCTGGCGCTGATGATCGCCTCGGGCATCGCCCCGTACTGGTTCTTCAAGAAGAAGGGCTGGCTGTAGGCCGGCCTGCAGTCGCGTACCCGATGCCGATCGCCTTCCTGCACGCATCCGGGCCATATCACTGCGCAACGCGGTGGTCCGGCCGGCCGCCGCGGTACTGAGCATGCACCTGCTGGCGGCGCTGGTGCTGGTCATGATCTGGTCGACCACGGCGCTGGCCATCCGCTGGAGCGTCGACGGCATGGCCTATGCCAGCGCGCTGTTCGGCCGCTTCGTGCTGGCTGCCATGTTCACCGTCGCGTTGGTTGTCCTCTTGCGCCAGCGGGTGCCGCTGCGCCGCGCCCTGCCGGCCTGGTTGATCGGCGGCGTGGCCACCGCCATCTCGATGCTGTGCACCTACTGGGCTGCGCGCCACGTGCCGTCGGGCCTGCTGGCAGTGCTGTTCGGGCTCGGTCCGCTTACCACTGCGCTGTTCGCCCGACTGTGGTTGCAGCAGCGGCTGGCGGGGCATGAATGGATTGGCATTGTGTTGGGGCTGGCCGGCACTGCGGTCATCTTCGGCGAACGGCTGCAGCTTGCGCCGGGCAGTGGACCGGCATTGGCCGTGCTGCTGGCGGCGGTGTCGATCCAGTCGGCGGCGGCGGTGCGGCTCAAGGGGGCGGCGCAGGGCTTGCCGGCATTGACTGTCAACGCCGGTGCATTGCTGGTGTGCGCACTGCTGAGCGGCCTGTGGTGGCTGGCGCAGGGCGCGCCGGCGCCTGCCGCCGCCACGCCGCGTGCGCTGGTGGCGGTGCTCTATCTGGCGCTGGTGGGTTCGGCCCTGGCGTTCAGCCTCTACTACTGGCTGATCCGCGAATGCGCACCCGGCCAGGTGGCGTTGCTGTCGCTGGTCTCGCCGGTCTGCGCGCTGTGGTTGGGCAAGGTGGCCAACGGTGAGGTGCTCAGCCTGCGCATGCTGACCGGCACCGTGCTGATCCTCGGCGGGCTGTTGCTGCATCAGCGCCACGGCTGGCGCAGGCTGTTGCGTCGCTGACCGGGGCCCGGCGGCTCAAGGCGTCGGCAGGCGTTCGAGCACGCGCATGGTGGCGCCGCGATGGGCGCCGGCAAAGGCAAGGCCGGCCTCGCGCATGCCCGCGCACTGTGCCGGATCGCGGAGCAGCTGCAGGGCCCGGGCCGCCACGGCATCGGCATCCTGCCCCTGCCAGGCGCAGCCGACGCCAAGCGCCGCGCGCGCCACTTCGGCAAAGTTGTAGGTCGAGGGGCCCAGCAGCACCGGGGCGCCGACTGCGCATGCCTCGATCAGGTTCTGGCAGCCGAAGTCGAGCAGCGAGCCGCCCATGATCGCCACGTCGGCCAGTGCATACCACGCGGTCATCTCGCCCATGCTGTCGCCCAGCAGCACCGTGGCCGCCGGTGTGCTTGCGCCATCCCAGCCACTGCGCCGCAGCGTGGTCAGCCCGCGTGCCGCCAGCAACCCGGCCACTGCATCGAAGCGCTGCGGATGCCGCGGCACGATCACGATCAGCAACGCATCGGGCAGCGCCGTGCGTGCCAGCGCATCGAGCAACAGCGCCTCCTCGCCGTCGCGGCTGGAGGCCAGCAACAACACCGGACGGCCGCCCAGGGCAGCGCGCCATGCCTGCCCGCGCGCGACCAGCTCGGGTGCCGGCAGGTTGTCGAACTTGAGGTTGCCGATCACCTGCACCTCGCGCGCCCCCAGGCTCCTGAGCCGGGCTGCATCGTCCTCGTGCTGCGCCAGCACGCCGGCGAACGCGCCGAACGCCGGTGCCACCAGCGGGCGCAGCCGCGCGTATCCGCGATACGACTTCTCGGACAGCCGCGCATTGACCAGGAACAGCGGCACGCCGTGGCTACGGCAGGCGGCCACCAGGTTCGGCCAGACCTCGGTTTCCAGCAGCATGCCCATGGCCGGGCGGTAGTGCCGCAGGAAGCGGCGCACCGCACCGGGATAGTCATAGGGCAGATAGGCAAGCTCCACCGTCCCACCGAACAACGCCTGTGCCGTCGCGCGCCCGGTCGGGGTCATCGCCGTCAGCAGCAGGCGATGATCCGGGTAGCGCTGACGCAGCGCCTGTACCAGCGGCACGGCTGCGCGTGTCTCGCCCACCGAGACGGCATGTAGCCAGATCAGGGGGGCATCCCGCCGGGGCGCGCCGTAGCGGGCCCAACGCTCGTGCCAGTGGTGCCGATAGGCCGGCTGGCGCCGTGAACGCCACAACAGGTACAGCATGGCCAGCGGGGTGACGAGATAGAGGAACAACGAATACAGCACGCGCGCTGTCATCGGCGCATGCCTGTCAGTACTGTCTGCCATACCGCGTCGACTTCGGGCGCCGCACCGCGCATCCCCAGGTTGACCGCATAGGTGGATGCCAGCACGCCGGTCTTGGCCGGATCGGAGGCGCTGAAGATCGCCACCGTGGGGGTGGCCATCGCCGCGGCCAGATGCACCAGTCCGGTATCGACCCCGACCACCACCCTGGCGCCCGCCAGCACTGCCGCCGCCTCGGTCAGCGAGAGACGCGGCGCGGCCAGCGCGCCCGGAATGGCCGCCGCCAGCCGCATCGCGCGCTGCTGTTCCGCGGCCGAGCCCCATGGCAGCACGCAGGCGATGCCCATGCCGGCCAAGCGCGTGCCCAGCGCGATCCAGTTCGCCTCGGACCATTCCTTGTCCGCGCGGCTGGTGGCGGTCAGCAACACCGCGTAGGGCTGCACCGGCAGCCACGGCAAGGCCATGTCCGGACAGGGCAGGCCATAGTCGACCGTGCTGGCCGGGGTGTAGTCCAGCGCCGCGGCTGCGAGTGCGCGTACCCGCAGGATCGCGTGCCGTGCCTTCGTCACCGTGTAGCGCCGGTCATAGCACAGCGTGGCCGGGCCCTCGCGCGCGCTGTCGAAGTCGTAGCCCGCCACCGGGCCGCGGGCCACCTTGGCCACCAGCGCGCTCTTGATCAGGCCCTGCACGTCCAGCACCAGGTCGTACCGGGCTTCGCGCAGTGCGCCGCGGAATGCCCGCCACTCGCGCAGCACACCGCGCCAGCGCTCGCCGCGCCAGCGCCGCAGCGAGAACGGAATCACCCGCTGCACCGCTGGATGAAGTGCCGGCAGGGCCTGGAAACCTTCCTCCACCACCCAGTCGAGCTGTACGCCCGGCAAGGCGCGTGCCAGGTCGGTGACCGCCGGCATGGCATGGATGACATCGCCCATCGAAGACAGACGAACGAGCAGAATTCTGGACATGGACGGCATTCTAGCGGGTTGGGCCAGCGCCGACACCAGTGGCGGTGTTCACGAGCCTGCGCCGGAAAACCCCCTGATTCACAGCGCAATCCGGACTCCCGGTCTGGGCCGCGCACGGCTACACTGCAGCTGTTCCAATCCCGGTGCAGCGTACTTTGATGCCTGATGTCTCGACCTTGCCTGTCTGGATTGCCGCGCTGGGCTGGCTGGTGGCCGCCGTGGCGCTTGCCGGCTGGCGACGTGGCACCGCGGCGGCACGGCAGTGGCGCGAACGCTTCGAAGCGCAGCAGGGACGGGATCCGCTCACCGGCCTGGCCAACCGTGCCGCCTTCCTGGAGCGGGCCGAGCACGAGGTCAACCGCAGCCAGCGTGCCGGCCATGCGTTGTCGGTCCTGCTGGTCGATATCGATGGCATGCGCCAGCTCAATTCCCGCTATGGGCACCGCGGCGGCGATCTGGCGCTGTTGCATGTGATTGACGCCTGCCGGCGCGCGGTGCGCGACTTCGACGTGATCGGGCGCTTCTCGGGGCAGGAGGTGGCGCTGCTGCTGCCTGACACCGTGCGCGAGGGCGCATTGCGGGTGGTCGAGCGTATCCACGAGCAGGTGGCCGCCAGTCCGGTGGCACTGAGCGATGGCCGCAGCTTCACCGTGCAGGTGACCGCGGGCGTTGCCGAGCTGATCAGCGAAGTGGAGGACGCCGAGGATCTGCTGCTGCTGGCCGATGGCTCGCTGCGGCGCAACCGGCAGCGCCGCGCCGCGCAGGCTCAGCCGCCGGCGGGCTGACGCGCGGGTTTGAGCGGCAGCGGCAGCCCGCAGGCGACCAGCGTCACCTGTTTGCAGCACGCGGCCACCGCCTGATTGAGCCGGCCCAACTCATCGACGAACCAGCGGGTCGCCGCACCGAGCGGCACCACGCCCCAGCCGATTTCGTTGCTGACCAGCAGCGTACTGCCGGGCAGCGTCGGCAACGCTGCGAGCAATGCGGCGCGTTCGCCGGCATAGCGCCCGGCGTCCGGGGTTTCCTGCTCACAGAATCGGGCCAGCCACAGCGTCAGGCAATCGACCAGCAACAGCCGTTGCGGCGCGGCCGCCCGGCACAGTGCCTGTGCCAGCGTTTCGCCCGGTTCGACGGTGTGCCAGGATGCCGGCCGCCGCGCCTGATGCTCGGCGATGCGCGCGGTGAATTCGGCATCATCGGTACGACGCGCTGTGGCGAGATAGACAACCGGTCCCGGATGGGCGAGGGCGAGTTGTTCGGCGTAGCGGCTCTTGCCCGAGCGGGCACCGCCGGTGATGAGATGCGGCATGATGAGAACGTCGACCTGAGGCCATGCTCCGTGCAGGCGGGAGGGCCCACAGTCTAGGCCGAACCCGGCCATGGCGGCGAGCAACGCGTGCCGACGGGTTCGCCTGATCCTGCCATGCGCCGGTCCCGGCTTGCCTTGTGCTGCCGGCCGGCATAGCCTCGCGGCATCTTCCCGTCCATTCCGCACTGTGCCAATGTCGATCGACACCGCCGCCGGGCTTGCCGCCCAGGCGCGCCAGCAGCAACTGACCAAGCCTCCCGGCAGCCTTGGCCGGCTGGAAACGCTGGCTGTCTGGCTGGCCGACCGCCTCGGTCAACCGGTCCCGCCGCGGCTCAAGCCGGCCATTGCGGTGTTCGCCGCCGACCATGGCGTCGCCGCCGAAGGCGTATCGGCGTTTCCACCCGAGGTGACCGGGCAGATGGTGGCCAATTTCGTGGCCGGGGGCGCAGCCATCAGCGTGCTGGCCGCCGAGCATGGCGCGGCACTGACAGTGGTCGACGTCGGCGTCGCGCATCCGATTCCTGATGTGCCGCAGCGCCGGGCCCAGCTGATCAGCCGTCCGGTGCGCGCCGGTACCCGCAATCTGCTGTACGAGCCCGCGCTGCGCCCCGAGGAGTGCGATGCTGCCTGGCAGATCGGCGCCGCCGTCGCCACCCGGTTGGCCGAGGACGGCCACACGCTCCTGATCGGCGGGGAGATGGGCATCGCCAACACCACCGCTGCCGCGGCGCTGGTCTGTGCCTATACCGGCGCCGTTCCCGAGGAGATCGTGGGGCGCGGCACCGGGGTCGATGAAGGCGCCTACGGACGCAAGATCGCAGTGGTGAACGCGGCGCTGGCCCGGGTACGCGCCGGTGGCGACCCGGGCCCGCGCGGTTGGCTGGCCGAAGTGGGTGGACTGGAAATCGCTGCGCTCGCCGGTTTCTACAGCGCGGCGGCGGCGGCTGGGGTGCCAGTGCTGCTGGATGGTTTCATCAGCACCGCAGCCGCGCTGGCGGCGATGCGCAGCGCGCCGCAGGTGGGGCGCTGGCTGCTGGCTGGCCATGTCTCGGCCGAAACGGGCCACCGCCGCGCATTGGCGGCGCTGGGGCTTGTGCCGTTGCTGGATCTGGAGCTGCGGCTGGGCGAGGCCAGTGGTGCCGCCGTGGCGCTGCCGCTGCTGCAGGCCGCGCTGGCGTTGCATCGTGGCATGGCCACGTTCGCCGAAGCGGGCGTCGCCGCCGGAGCGGTGCCATGAGTGCCTTCCGGCTCTCGCTGCTGCGGCATGGTGAAACCGAGGAAAGCGCCACCCGCTTGCTGGGACAGTACGACGCCGCGCTCACCCCTGAAGGATGGCGCCAGCTGCACCTGCGCTGGCGCGGGATCGAGCGGTACGAAGTGACTGCCCTTGCCAGTTCGGATCTGATCCGCTGCGCCGCTTTTGCTCGCGAGCGCACCGCGACGCTGGGCGTTCCGCTGACCGTGCACGCCGGCTGGCGCGAATGCCATTTCGGCGTACTGGACGGCCGGTTGCGCGACAGCCTGAGCGCCGAAGAGGCCGGGGCGCTGCATGAATGGCAGCGTGCACCGGAATACGCCAGCCTGCCCGGGGGCGAGACATGGCATGGCTTTCAGGCGCGCGTCCAGCGCACCACCGAGCAATGGTTGATCGACAGCGAAGGCGGGCATCGCGTGCTGCTCACCCATGGCGGTGTGATCCGTGCCCTGCTGGTCGGCTGGCTTGGCATGCCGGCCAATCGCCACGCACAGTTCTGGATCAACCATGCTGCCTGCGTCAGCCTGTGGTGGGATGACGGCTACCCGCCCATCCTGCTGGGCATCGACAACACCTTGCCCACGCTGGCCGGCCCATGAGCCGTGGCCTTGCCATGTGCTGGCGCGAAGCAGTGTTGGCGATTCAGTTCCTGACCCGGTTGCCGACCCCGCAGTGGCCGGATTTCGACCCCATGGCGCTGGCGCGTGCCGTACGCTGGTTCCCGGCCGTGGGACTGCTGCTGGGCAGCCTGATCGTGGCTGCTGCGCGGCTGGGCACGGACATCGACCCATGGCTGGGGGCGTTGGCCGTATTGCTGGCCTGGGTCGCGCTCACCGGCGCGCTGCATCTGGACGGGCTGGCCGACCTGTGCGACGCCCTTGGTGCCGCGCATCGCGATCCACAGCGGCTGCTGGCGGTGATGAAGGACCCTCACCTTGGCAGTTTCGGGGTGCTGGCCTTGCTGTTGCAATGCTGCGCCAAGCTGGTGTTGGCGTTGCTGCTGGTGCGCGCCGGCGCGTGGCCGGTGCTGCTGCTGGCGCCGGCCTGGGCGCGCTGGGGCGTGTTCGCCTGGCAATTGCTGCCACCGCTGGCGCCGGGAATGGCCGAGCGGTTCGCCTGGCATCGGCCGCCGCACGCGCCTTGGGGTTGGGCGGTGGCGCTTGCCGCCCTGTCGGCCTGGCTTGCGCCGGTGCTGCTGTTGGCGCCGCTCGCGGTACTGGGCTACCACTGCTGGCTGGCGCGGCGGCTGGGCGGCGTTTCGGGCGATTGCCTGGGGGCCGGCATCGAGCTGACGGAGACCGCGCTGCTGGTCTCGGCCGTGGTGGCGGCGGCGTTATAATCGGCCCGGTCCGCGTGCAACCGATGCATGCCAGTCATCCGCAAGACCGCCGCCCCTGCGGCAAGGAGCAAGCAGTGAAGATCGTCCGCGCCATCGAAGTCTGGGAAAAGGGCCTGGACGGCGCCTTCGTCGGCCATCTGCCGGTTGCCGATACCCTCGCCACCGCATTTCTCTACCGCCTGTTCAAGGATGAGCAGGACCGGCCCGATCCCGACATGAAGCTCTCGTACATGTTGGACGCGGAGCGCATCGCCCAGCTGCAACCCTATGTGGCCCAGCAGCTCGATCCTGCGCACTACGACTACATCCTGACCGCCTACGGCGTTGCCGATCCGCAATAGCGCCGGCGCCCGCAACGAATCCGATCCGGGCCATGCCGAGTCCCCGCGGGCCGGCCCGGTTCCTCCAAGGACTGAATTGCATGTCTTTCTCATCCGCATTGCTGCATCAGGATGCCTTCATCGAGGGTCGCTGGCATCCGGCCGCGGCGCGTTTCCCGGTACACGATCCGGCCACCGGCGAGTGCCTGGCACAGGTGGCCCGCGGTGACCGGGCATCGGCCCGGCTGGCGATCGATGCGGCCGAACGGGCGCTGCCCGCCTGGCGGGCGACGCCGGCCAAGGCGCGCGCGACGCTGCTGCGCCGCTGGTACGAGCTGATGGTCGCGCATAGCGAGGAGATCGCCACGTTGCTGACGCGTGAGCAAGGCAAACCGCTTGCCGAGGCGCGCGGCGAAGTGCTTTACGCCGCAAGCTTCATCGAATGGTTTGCCGAAGAGGCACGCCGTATCGCCGGCGACGTGCTGGAACACCCTCAGGCCGACCGGCGCATCCTGGTGCTCAAGCAGTCGGTCGGGGTCTGCGCGGCGATCACGCCATGGAATTTCCCGGCAGCCATGATCGCGCGCAAGGCGGGGGCGGCGCTGGCCGCCGGCTGCACCATGGTGGTCAAGCCGGCCAGCCAGACCCCGCTGACCGCGTTGGCCATGGCGGCGCTTGCCAATGAGGCCGGCCTGCCCGCCGGGATCTTCAACGTGGTGCCCGGCCCTGCCGGCGAGGTCGGTGCCGAGCTCGCCGAAAACCCCCAGGTACGCAAGCTCTCGTTCACCGGCTCCACCGCAGTCGGCCGCAAGCTGATGGCCCAATGCGCGCCGACGCTGAAGAAACTGTCGCTGGAGCTGGGCGGCAATGCGCCGTTCATTGTGTTCGATGACGCGGATGTGGATGCGGCGGTGGAGGGCGCACTGGCCGCCAAGTACCGCAACAGCGGGCAGACCTGCGTCTGTGCCAACCGCTTCTATGTCCAGCGGGGCGTGTACGACGCCTTCGCCGCCAAGCTGGCCGAGCGGGTGGCCATGCTCAAGGTGGGCAACGGCCTGGAGGCCGGCGTGGAACAGGGGCCGCTGATCGACGAGGCGGCACTGGCCAAGGTGCAGGAGCACGTGGCCGACGCCCAGGCGCTGGGCGCCCGCGTGCTGTGCGGGGGGCGGGCATTGGGCGGCACGTGGTACGCCCCGACGGTGTTGGCCGATGTGCGCGCCGATGCGCAGATCACCCGCGAAGAGACCTTCGGCCCGGTGGCGGCCTTGGTGCGCTTTAAGGAGGAGCGCGAGGCGGTCGCGCTTGCCAATGCCAGCGAATATGGCCTTGCCGCCTACTTCTACGGCCGCGATCTGGGCCGGGTGTTCCGCGTGGCCGAAGCACTGGAATACGGCATGGTCGGGGTCAACACCGGCCTGTTCAGCAACGAGGTGGGGCCGTTCGGTGGCATCAAGCAAAGCGGCTTTGGCCGTGAAGGCTCCAAGTACGGCCTGACCGAGTACCTGGAGCTCAAATACCTCTGCCTGGGGCTGTGAGTCCGCCTAGACCGACCAGTCGATCAGGCCGGTCCAGGCGGTGGCAAGCACCAGCACCCCGAAACCGATGCGATACCAGGCGAACGGAATGAAGGTGTGGCTGGAGACGTAGCGGATCAGCGCCCGGATCGCAATGAACGCGAAGACGAACGAGGCGATGAAACCGACGGCGAACACGCCGGTGTCGCCCGCATCGAGCACGTGGCGATGCTTGTATAGGCTGTACAGCGAGGCGGCGCCCAGCGTCGGGATGCCGAGGAAGAACGAGAACTCGGTCGCCGCCTTGCGCGACAACCCGAAGAACAGCCCGCCGATGATGGTTGCGCCGGACCGGCTGGTGCCGGGAATCAGGGCGAAGCATTGGCACAGGCCCACCTTGAGCGCATCCAGCAGCGACAGATCGTCGACCTCCCGTACCGTGACCGTGTGCTCGCGTTTCTCGGCCCACAGAATGATGAAGCCGCCCACGATGAATGCAATCGCCACCGGCACCGGGTGGAACAGCACGGCCTTGATCTGCTCGTTGAACAGTTTGCCGAGGGTGGCGGCCGGGATGAACGCGATCAGCACTGCCAGCAGCAGATTGCGCTCGCTGCCAGGCCGGCGTACCCCCACACCCAGCGTGCGTCCCAGCTTGGCGCGGTATTCCCAGACCACCGCCAGCATGGCACCGAGCTGGATGAAGATCTCGTAGACGTCCCGCTTTTCCTTGGACAGGAAGTCCAGCAGCTGGGCGGTCAGGATCAGGTGGCCCGTGCTTGAGATCGGCAGAAACTCGGTCACACCCTCGACCAGGCCCATGATCAACGACTTCAGCAACAGCAGGATATCCATGCAAAGGTCCGGTGGTTCGAGACAAAGGGCGCATTATAGCCAGCAAGTCTTGAATCCCGAGGTCGCAATGACCGCCCCGGGGTGCATCCGCGCAGCGGTTATTTTTCACAAGGGAAACGGGAACTGGGGCGGGACAGGGGCGTCACACAAAGCGTGCGACTGAACGCCGCTTCCCCGAGCGGCCCGCATTTTGCTCATCTCCTCCCTGATGGCCGGGCTCATTCACAGCCCGGCTTTTTTTTGTCCTGATCCGGGATGCGCTGTGCCGGAGGTCTTAGCGGTGATGCCGCGCTAGCCGTTGCACCGCCTCGCGCAGCGGCCCGTCCTCCAGCGTCTGTGCCAACGTATCGAAGGCGGCAAGCGCCGCGGGACTCATGGTTAAGTCCTTGGTCCGCATCGCTTTTTGCCTGAGCAGCCCAACTTGCACCCGTGGACGGATTGCGGTAGCTTGCCATCCGGCCAGCCGAACCGCTGCC is a genomic window containing:
- a CDS encoding DMT family transporter, whose product is MHLLAALVLVMIWSTTALAIRWSVDGMAYASALFGRFVLAAMFTVALVVLLRQRVPLRRALPAWLIGGVATAISMLCTYWAARHVPSGLLAVLFGLGPLTTALFARLWLQQRLAGHEWIGIVLGLAGTAVIFGERLQLAPGSGPALAVLLAAVSIQSAAAVRLKGAAQGLPALTVNAGALLVCALLSGLWWLAQGAPAPAAATPRALVAVLYLALVGSALAFSLYYWLIRECAPGQVALLSLVSPVCALWLGKVANGEVLSLRMLTGTVLILGGLLLHQRHGWRRLLRR
- the waaA gene encoding lipid IV(A) 3-deoxy-D-manno-octulosonic acid transferase, encoding MTARVLYSLFLYLVTPLAMLYLLWRSRRQPAYRHHWHERWARYGAPRRDAPLIWLHAVSVGETRAAVPLVQALRQRYPDHRLLLTAMTPTGRATAQALFGGTVELAYLPYDYPGAVRRFLRHYRPAMGMLLETEVWPNLVAACRSHGVPLFLVNARLSEKSYRGYARLRPLVAPAFGAFAGVLAQHEDDAARLRSLGAREVQVIGNLKFDNLPAPELVARGQAWRAALGGRPVLLLASSRDGEEALLLDALARTALPDALLIVIVPRHPQRFDAVAGLLAARGLTTLRRSGWDGASTPAATVLLGDSMGEMTAWYALADVAIMGGSLLDFGCQNLIEACAVGAPVLLGPSTYNFAEVARAALGVGCAWQGQDADAVAARALQLLRDPAQCAGMREAGLAFAGAHRGATMRVLERLPTP
- the mgtE gene encoding magnesium transporter; translated protein: MNTATRKTQEHFGQTLQQVQRLLQRHKLVEGMVHRQDMPRHELVEKLVHRQHLAELSLKLDRLHPADIADLLEALPQPDRLTIWELVRNERDGEILLEVSDAVRESLLSAMDSREIIAAAGRLETDELADLAPDLPEHVLSEVMRGLGEDERAQLQSALSYAEHEVGAIMDFDMVTIREDITLQTVLRYLRRFDDLPANTDKLFVIDRDRGFKGVLPLTRLLLNAPDRRVAEVMARDAVTFAPDGRADDAARAFERYDLVSAPVLDSNQRVIGRLTVDDMVDVIRDDSDVLSLAGLKEEDLFSSIWKSARNRGPWLALNICTAFVASRVIGAFETTIAQLVALATLMPIVSGIGGNSGTQTMTLIIRGLALGQITGGNARRLIAKEMGIALLNGMVWGAALGLIAGWLYRQPPLGLVMMGAMVLSLQVAALAAILVPLSMQKLGRDPAYGSSVLLTAITDSMGFFIFLGLATMFLI
- the corA gene encoding magnesium/cobalt transporter CorA; protein product: MLAAFVLAEGRLRQIPVSTAADLAQPQVVWVDLVDPTDDERELVQGVFRVELPEDEDLEDIEESARCYVDQAGLHINSYFLHQDNEGANNVTVAFHLNRGRLLTMRQEELAVFRLFRLRARVQSGFVDTAEDILLSIYAISVEYDADVLEGIYTALDEVSQSVLKRSDEIDDEKMGETVAHIAQQEDVNGKVRLDLMDTRRALSFLLRSRVLDREQENDLREILRDLESLNNHTGFLFEKINFLMDAVMGLINLAQNKIIKIFSIASVVFLPPTMIASVYGMNFDLMPELQWQGGYPFALALMIASGIAPYWFFKKKGWL
- a CDS encoding GGDEF domain-containing protein; amino-acid sequence: MPDVSTLPVWIAALGWLVAAVALAGWRRGTAAARQWRERFEAQQGRDPLTGLANRAAFLERAEHEVNRSQRAGHALSVLLVDIDGMRQLNSRYGHRGGDLALLHVIDACRRAVRDFDVIGRFSGQEVALLLPDTVREGALRVVERIHEQVAASPVALSDGRSFTVQVTAGVAELISEVEDAEDLLLLADGSLRRNRQRRAAQAQPPAG
- the waaC gene encoding lipopolysaccharide heptosyltransferase I, which codes for MSRILLVRLSSMGDVIHAMPAVTDLARALPGVQLDWVVEEGFQALPALHPAVQRVIPFSLRRWRGERWRGVLREWRAFRGALREARYDLVLDVQGLIKSALVAKVARGPVAGYDFDSAREGPATLCYDRRYTVTKARHAILRVRALAAAALDYTPASTVDYGLPCPDMALPWLPVQPYAVLLTATSRADKEWSEANWIALGTRLAGMGIACVLPWGSAAEQQRAMRLAAAIPGALAAPRLSLTEAAAVLAGARVVVGVDTGLVHLAAAMATPTVAIFSASDPAKTGVLASTYAVNLGMRGAAPEVDAVWQTVLTGMRR
- the cobU gene encoding bifunctional adenosylcobinamide kinase/adenosylcobinamide-phosphate guanylyltransferase, which translates into the protein MPHLITGGARSGKSRYAEQLALAHPGPVVYLATARRTDDAEFTARIAEHQARRPASWHTVEPGETLAQALCRAAAPQRLLLVDCLTLWLARFCEQETPDAGRYAGERAALLAALPTLPGSTLLVSNEIGWGVVPLGAATRWFVDELGRLNQAVAACCKQVTLVACGLPLPLKPARQPAGG
- a CDS encoding histidine phosphatase family protein → MSAFRLSLLRHGETEESATRLLGQYDAALTPEGWRQLHLRWRGIERYEVTALASSDLIRCAAFARERTATLGVPLTVHAGWRECHFGVLDGRLRDSLSAEEAGALHEWQRAPEYASLPGGETWHGFQARVQRTTEQWLIDSEGGHRVLLTHGGVIRALLVGWLGMPANRHAQFWINHAACVSLWWDDGYPPILLGIDNTLPTLAGP
- the cobT gene encoding nicotinate-nucleotide--dimethylbenzimidazole phosphoribosyltransferase, producing the protein MSIDTAAGLAAQARQQQLTKPPGSLGRLETLAVWLADRLGQPVPPRLKPAIAVFAADHGVAAEGVSAFPPEVTGQMVANFVAGGAAISVLAAEHGAALTVVDVGVAHPIPDVPQRRAQLISRPVRAGTRNLLYEPALRPEECDAAWQIGAAVATRLAEDGHTLLIGGEMGIANTTAAAALVCAYTGAVPEEIVGRGTGVDEGAYGRKIAVVNAALARVRAGGDPGPRGWLAEVGGLEIAALAGFYSAAAAAGVPVLLDGFISTAAALAAMRSAPQVGRWLLAGHVSAETGHRRALAALGLVPLLDLELRLGEASGAAVALPLLQAALALHRGMATFAEAGVAAGAVP